The Vigna radiata var. radiata cultivar VC1973A chromosome 6, Vradiata_ver6, whole genome shotgun sequence DNA segment ATTTCTGAATGATTGCAAAATCATATGAATTTTGTGGGAATGGTATAACACTGTCAAAGGTTTTGAACTGTTTTCCGACAACATGGTAATATGctgacttttgtttttttttttttaatttctagtgGTTGGGTTGTGTTTCTCTACCACAATGACTGTGACTATTCAGAACAAAAGAACGAACAAAGAACAGGGACATTTCTAATCCCGTAACTAGCTTTTGAGATTGAGTTAGATTCAAACTCAAATTATAAGATATCATGGTTTATCTCAGTAATTGTTGACGAGTCTAAACTCAAATCATACTGTTTCTGAAACTGGGAAAAATAGCTATTGGAAATGTAATCGTATGTATTCCAGATTATGAAATGCTAGTTCCAATAATAAAAGGGTTTGAATTATTTAAGGACCGAAAACATTAATTTAAGTCGACGAGTGATAAAATTCATTAGTTTATTCCTTATTCTTGTGGATTCTTACACATCTGCATTGTATAACAGGGATACATTGTGCTTAATAGACCATGGGCATTTGTGCAGTGGCTTGAAAAGGCAGATATTAAAGAAGAGTATGAgctatttaactttaaatttctATATTCAAGACTGCAATAATTTCCTGTATTTCTCTCTCTTGGAAATTTGGTTTTGACTTTTGTTAGCACTGTATATCAGTTACATATTGATGGCAGAGCCTGATCATATAATTGTGAAACCTATACCCAACTTAGCCACAGATGGGCTTGGAGCTGCATTCCCTTTCTTCTACATCGAGCCTAAGAAGTATGAAACAGTGCTAAGGAAGTACTTCCCTGTGGAAAAGGGACCAATTACTGATATTGATCCAATTGGGAATTCACCAGTTATTGTTGGGAAGGTATCTGTCAATTAGTTTTCTGTGATAATAATCATCAATACTCTTGATGTGGtgtcattttataaattttgtgtgGATGAATGTTAGGAATACCTTAAGAAGATTGCTCCCACTTGGATGAACGTTTCCCTGGCAATGAAAAAGGATCCTGAAACTGATAAAGCTTTTGGATGGGTGCTCGAAAtgtaatttcattcttttccttctcttattCATGTTATCCTTTCTTAAAAACTCAGAATAACTTGacctttttatgtttttattttgtatcgTTGACTTAGGTATGCTTATGCTGTTGCATCTGCTCTTCATGGTGTTCGTAACATATTACACAAGGAATTTATGATTCAGGTTCAATAAGGTTCTTTCTTTCAGTGTTTTATACGACCATTATTCATATGCAAATTATACAAGGATCTTTGATGTATGTAGATGTTGGAAATAATCCAAATGAGTCAAAATCTCACGgtaaataaaaatgacaaagttaatcattatataaaatgaaaaatgaaagactcaatgtcatataaatatatataatgtctCTCTAATAAACCTCTCTATAACATAACTAATCAGTCCATTACTTGTAgcttagaaaaaataaataaattatatgtaagAACGTCCATTATCGTGCATTGGTGATTAGATGATAGGAGTAGGtcaagataaattttttaacaatcaTCGATAGgataagaaaaatcaaataaattaaacccGTCACTCttgataaattcaatttaagCACCTCAATTTCTTCATAAGCAATTGAATACCTAACGGGTttggtatttttcttttggaagatCTTAACACGAgcgttttataattaaaaagttattttaaaaaggttattAAAAAgctgatatttatttttatttttgtctattattcGTTCTTGAAATTTCATAACTTTTCAATAAAACGCATAATTCATCGAAAGCTCTCTATCCTCAAAATGgctaatatttgtttgtttattatgaTTTTCAGCCTCCATGGGACAAAGAAATTGGCAAGACATACATAATTCACTATACATATGGTTGCGACTATAACATGAAGGTACTGTGTTGGGATTGAGCTCTACAAATTCTTTTCTGATatgcaatgaaaaataaagggaAAGATTTATAGTTCAATTATCATTCTAAGAAAAGTACATCTTAATTTCTGTTTAATTGTTTACGGTTGTCACTGAATGTGTGTGATGCTAAATATTTTAGGGTGAGCTGACGTATGGAAAGATCGGAGAGTGGAGATTTGATAAAAGATCGTACGATAAAGTTGCCCCTCCGAAAAATCTGACATTGCCACCCCCCGGTGTTCCAGAAAGTGTGGTATGTAATTTCACCTCCCTATGGTTTTACCTATATTTATTTGTTCGCCCTggctttcttttgtttttttatttcgaTTACACATCCGCCTCTTTGAAACATTTTCTTTCAGACctttttgaaaagttttcttTTAGACTTTTGATTATCCGTACAACTTTAACATTCAGCTAT contains these protein-coding regions:
- the LOC106764635 gene encoding hydroxyproline O-arabinosyltransferase 1: MGCGNLFFTILITFSVALITYNIIISANAPLKQDFPGPSRPSISVDPLIKMPLHRSSSQKKRLFHTAVTASDSVYNTWQCRVMYFWYNKFKDGPQSGMGGFTRILHSGKPDQFMDEIPTFVAQPLPAGMDQGYIVLNRPWAFVQWLEKADIKEDYILMAEPDHIIVKPIPNLATDGLGAAFPFFYIEPKKYETVLRKYFPVEKGPITDIDPIGNSPVIVGKEYLKKIAPTWMNVSLAMKKDPETDKAFGWVLEMYAYAVASALHGVRNILHKEFMIQPPWDKEIGKTYIIHYTYGCDYNMKGELTYGKIGEWRFDKRSYDKVAPPKNLTLPPPGVPESVVTLVKMVNEATSSIPNWWS